Proteins encoded within one genomic window of Kibdelosporangium phytohabitans:
- a CDS encoding oxidoreductase, translated as MAHWSEADIPDQTGRTALVTGANSGLGLRSAKVLAGMGARVLVASRDPERGRGAVAAVGRNAELVELDLADLASVRKAATRVRELTGDKLDILMNNAGVMGTPFSRTADGFETQFGVNHLGHAALTWLLMPAIKNGRVVTVTSLAARAQGLDLDDPNFERRRYSIATGYSQSKLANLIFMVELGRRAEAAGLTLVSTGGHPGMAATNLVGNSVRLRDRSIPGEILDWGMRRVLPSAAAGALPQLYAATAPDVRNGDFFGPKWALELFGPPVKVRLRAAATNETLGRRLWDVTAELTGVTPDF; from the coding sequence ATGGCGCACTGGTCAGAGGCTGACATCCCCGATCAGACCGGCCGCACCGCGTTGGTCACCGGCGCCAATTCCGGCCTCGGCCTGCGCAGTGCCAAGGTCCTCGCCGGGATGGGGGCACGGGTGCTCGTCGCGTCCCGAGACCCCGAACGCGGCCGCGGGGCCGTCGCCGCCGTCGGGCGCAACGCCGAACTGGTCGAACTGGACCTGGCCGACCTCGCCTCCGTTCGCAAAGCCGCGACGCGGGTGCGGGAACTGACCGGCGACAAGCTCGACATCCTGATGAACAACGCGGGCGTGATGGGGACGCCGTTCAGCAGGACCGCGGACGGTTTCGAAACGCAGTTCGGCGTGAACCACCTGGGGCACGCGGCGTTGACGTGGTTGCTGATGCCCGCGATCAAGAACGGCCGGGTGGTCACCGTGACCAGCCTGGCCGCCCGCGCCCAGGGACTGGACCTCGACGACCCGAACTTCGAGCGCCGCCGCTACTCGATCGCCACCGGCTACAGCCAGTCCAAGCTGGCGAACCTGATCTTCATGGTCGAACTGGGCCGCCGCGCCGAAGCCGCGGGCCTGACCCTGGTCAGCACGGGCGGCCACCCAGGGATGGCCGCCACGAACCTGGTCGGCAACTCCGTCCGGCTGCGGGACCGCAGCATCCCCGGCGAGATCCTGGACTGGGGCATGCGCCGCGTCCTGCCGTCGGCAGCGGCCGGTGCCCTGCCCCAGTTGTACGCGGCGACCGCGCCGGACGTGCGCAACGGCGACTTCTTCGGTCCGAAGTGGGCGCTGGAGCTGTTCGGGCCACCGGTGAAAGTACGGCTGAGAGCCGCCGCCACGAACGAAACGCTCGGGCGGCGGCTCTGGGACGTCACTGCCGAACTGACCGGTGTCACACCGGATTTCTAG